In Humulus lupulus chromosome 7, drHumLupu1.1, whole genome shotgun sequence, the following are encoded in one genomic region:
- the LOC133792633 gene encoding G-type lectin S-receptor-like serine/threonine-protein kinase At4g27290 encodes MTKISIMQYYVKTVEKRDNECGYLAPEYASNVFSTKSDVFSFGTLMLEIVSGKKSRGLYDEDSILNLTGLAWTLMKEGNPFMFINKCLLRDPNDNMEEALRCIYIGLLCVQQKPIDRPNMSSVILMLSGEKVLPQPKPPAYFTNTDFWEGYHSLFSKTPSCNTSITAVEAR; translated from the exons ATGACTAAAATCTCAATTATGCAATACTACGTGAAAACAGTAGAGAAGAGAGATAATGAATG TGGTTATTTGGCTCCAGAATATGCTTCCAATGTATTCTCAACAAAATCTGACGTATTTAGTTTTGGCACATTGATGCTTGAAATCGTAAGTGGAAAGAAAAGTAGAGGCCTGTACGATGAAGATAGCATTCTTAACCTCACTGGATTG GCATGGACTTTGATGAAAGAAGGCAACCCATTTATGTTTATTAATAAGTGCTTGTTAAGAGATCCAAACGACAACATGGAAGAAGCATTGCGTTGCATCTACATTGGTCTCTTGTGTGTGCAACAAAAACCTATTGATAGGCCTAATATGTCTTCTGTTATTCTAATGTTGAGCGGTGAGAAAGTGTTACCTCAACCCAAACCACCAGCCTATTTCACCAACACAGATTTCTGGGAGGGATACCATTCCCTCTTTTCTAAGACACCATCATGCAATACAAGCATAACAGCTGTCGAAGCGCGATGA
- the LOC133789201 gene encoding disease resistance protein RPM1-like has protein sequence MAESVVSFLLEKLSSLLEGEAKLMSGFRNEVVFVKNELDRMRAFLRSADASEDEDEEIKVWVKQVREVAYDIEDILDDFLYRFEHTKRHGVYGHLCKMVRGIKNLKARHRIASQLHNIKVRVTDIFEGHKRYGYKLGCIEIGSSSGTKPLYSSELRSDARLLEEAQLVGIDSHKQDLLSFLVEDTSQLQVAAVVGMGGLGKTTLVSSVYNDLQAKNHFHQHEAWVTVSQSFKLDDLLRQIIRQSFKTFNLPLSEEVEKSTDTHFLKRTIVDFLHGKRYLLVLDDIWDVDAWEAVKAAFRNNNNGSRLIITTRIADVATSSTKDVGGKIFHLNPLSFEDSWTLFCAKAFQGNPCPTHLEKISKDILKRCEGLPLAIVAIGSMLATKDIYKVDEWEIVDRSLRAELQGNKKLKGMQAILSLSFNDLPYNLKYCFMYVSVFPEDYLIKRNVLIRLWIAEGFIEEAEGRPLEEVANGCFNELINRSLVQVKDRYDDGRIKSCRVHDILRETMLLKSKDQSFATITNKESGRRMSERVRRLSVHEGTNIDIFEANHLSQLRSVLLFTKENDVWNNLMSSFSDHG, from the coding sequence ATGGCAGAGAGTGTCGTGAGTTTTCTATTAGAGAAGCTTTCATCCTTGTTGGAAGGTGAAGCAAAGCTCATGAGTGGATTTCGAAATGAAGTTGTTTTTGTGAAAAATGAGTTGGATCGCATGAGGGCCTTCTTGCGATCTGCTGATGCTTCAGAAGATGAGGATGAGGAAATCAAAGTATGGGTTAAGCAAGTTAGGGAGGTTGCTTACGACATAGAAGACATTCTCGAtgattttttgtatagatttgaGCATACTAAGCGACATGGAGTTTATGGTCATTTGTGTAAGATGGTTCGTGGAATCAAGAACTTGAAAGCTCGCCATCGAATTGCCTCCCAATTGCACAATATCAAAGTCAGAGTTACTGATATTTTTGAGGGACATAAGAGATATGGTTACAAATTGGGTTGTATAGAGATCGGATCAAGTTCTGGGACCAAACCTTTGTACTCTTCTGAGCTTAGAAGTGACGCACGGTTGCTGGAAGAAGCTCAACTAGTGGGCATTGATTCACACAAGCAAGATCTTTTGAGTTTTCTTGTGGAGGATACCTCTCAACTACAAGTGGCTGCAGTGGTGGGAATGGGAGGGCTGGGAAAAACCACTCTAGTGAGTTCAGTTTATAATGATTTACAAGCAAAGAATCATTTTCATCAACATGAAGCTTGGGTCACTGTTTCACAATCGTTCAAGCTAGATGACCTTCTGAGGCAAATTATCCGGCAATCATTCAAAACTTTCAACCTACCACTTTCGGAAGAGGTTGAGAAGTCCACAGACACTCACTTCCTAAAGAGAACAATTGTTGATTTTCTTCATGGGAAAAGATACTTGCTTGTATTAGATGACATATGGGATGTGGATGCATGGGAAGCAGTAAAAGCTGCATTTCGAAACAACAACAATGGTAGCCGATTAATAATCACAACTCGTATTGCAGATGTGGCCACTTCCTCTACCAAAGATGTTGGTGGTAAGATCTTTCACTTAAATCCTTTATCTTTTGAAGACTCTTGGACACTATTTTGTGCAAAAGCCTTCCAAGGCAACCCTTGTCCTACTCATTTGGAGAAAATTTCAAAAGACATCCTAAAAAGATGCGAGGGATTGCCTCTTGCCATTGTGGCAATAGGAAGCATGTTGGCTACAAAGGACATCTACAAGGTGGATGAGTGGGAGATTGTTGATCGTTCTCTGCGAGCTGAATTACAaggaaataaaaaattgaaaggCATGCAAGCGATACTTTCACTTAGTTTCAATGATTTGCCTTACAACTTGAAGTATTGTTTCATGTATGTGagtgtattccctgaggattacTTGATTAAACGCAATGTTCTGATTCGATTGTGGATTGCTGAAGGTTTCATAGAAGAAGCTGAGGGAAGACCATTAGAAGAAGTAGCAAATGGTTGTTTCAATGAGCTTATTAATAGAAGCTTGGTCCAAGTGAAGGATAGATATGATGATGGAAGAATCAAAAGTTGTCGAGTGCATGATATTTTAAGGGAAACTATGCTTCTTAAATCAAAAGACCAAAGCTTTGCAACAATAACTAATAAAGAGAGTGGTAGAAGGATGTCAGAAAGAGTTCGACGACTATCTGTGCATGAAGGAACAAATATAGATATATTTGAGGCCAATCACTTATCTCAATTGCGCTCCGTTCTCTTATTCACCAAAGAAAATGATGTTTGGAACAATTTGATGTCTTCATTTTCTGACCATGGGTAA
- the LOC133789208 gene encoding probable disease resistance protein RXW24L — protein sequence MTTFPIEITKLYHLRYLSLRDTAVSSVPRSIVNLRHLETLDLKRTLVRELPSEILRLQCLRHVIVYGYGSLPNMIPHGLKALKGIDSLSSLRKLCAVEAKLGETELLISIGRLTQLTMLCILQLGVEHGDALCSSIHKLKFLRSLRLDSRSDDETLSLEFISSSSLQLLQRLIIVGRVVENSQERLQNLTNLSILYLSGSKLQVDPLKSLQALPNLVSLSFDDRAYDGQSLCFKAGGFLMLRKLYIVTAKNLRRMTVEDKALPHLELMCLENCKLLEETPLGIERLKNLQHLFLIDMAMELRTTIYRGSQHENYLKIMHIPGIYIGTGDDGHWL from the coding sequence ATGACCACATTTCCAATAGAAATCACAAAGTTGTACCATTTGCGATATCTATCTTTAAGAGATACTGCTGTAAGTTCAGTTCCACGCTCTATTGTGAATCTTCGACATCTTGAAACATTAGACCTCAAAAGAACCCTTGTACGAGAGCTTCCCAGTGAGATTTTACGATTACAATGTTTGCGACATGTAATAGTTTATGGTTATGGTTCTCTACCTAATATGATACCGCATGGTTTAAAGGCTTTAAAAGGAATAGATTCCCTTTCTTCCTTGAGAAAACTTTGTGCTGTTGAGGCAAAACTTGGTGAAACTGAGCTTCTGATATCCATAGGAAGGCTAACACAATTGACCATGTTATGCATTCTACAACTTGGAGTTGAGCATGGAGATGCACTGTGCTCATCAATTCATAAATTAAAGTTCCTTCGTTCACTACGTTTGGATTCAAGATCAGATGATGAAACCCTTAGTCTGGAGTTTATATCATCCTCGTCTCTTCAATTACTTCAGAGATTAATTATAGTAGGACGCGTAGTGGAGAATTCACAAGAAAGGTTACAAAACCTTACAAACTTGTCCATATTATATTTGTCTGGTAGTAAGTTGCAGGTTGATCCGCTAAAGTCATTACAAGCTTTACCCAATCTAGTATCACTCAGCTTTGATGATCGAGCTTATGATGGGCAGTCACTATGTTTTAAAGCTGGAGGTTTCTTAATGCTAAGAAAACTCTATATTGTAACAGCCAAAAACTTGAGAAGGATGACAGTGGAAGATAAAGCATTGCCGCATCTCGAACTTATGTGTTTGGAAAATTGCAAATTACTAGAGGAAACTCCATTAGGAATTGAACGCCTAAAAAACCTCCAACACTTGTTTTTGATAGACATGGCTATGGAATTAAGAACAACTATATATCGTGGAAGTCAACATGAGAATTACTTAAAAATAATGCACATTCCAGGAATTTACATTGGAACGGGAGATGATGGTCATTGGTTGTAG
- the LOC133789206 gene encoding uncharacterized protein LOC133789206, producing the protein MSDLVDEMRQLLEVRAAKAAKAATKNAAKKTSKAPGPDLSRNKETPGADPRPGQVAIVAVPVTAVDPATVPGLAQPLVIDLESEPAVSQSSGKRAAELGAAETETGNKRPRTRRASSAGESFGESRLTAKEIPATPALPIHPALPEEGEAVLRDKQSRLISRTWESGWERSDKTYKALTICRQVEFAERLAAFSVPQLIVDRPIAETGFRPKLGQDTTLFAVDLLDQVGNTMSNLQLKWYATIANPDMLFISQALRHQAIADALLSHRNADLVAEVAMIETLQLELEAAVNQREATKEALARETAQAKGSLAKGVKARLEEAISRKEVEANEKVALLEAELL; encoded by the exons ATGTCTGATCTCGTGGATGAGATGAGGCAACTTCTTGAGGTTCGGGCCGCCAAGGCAGCCAAAGCCGCGACAAAGAATGCTGCCAAGAAAACATCCAAGGCGCCTGGCCCAGATCTATCCCGCAACAAGGAGACGCCAGGGGCAGATCCTCGACCAGGCCAGGTTGCAATCGTCGCGGTTCCTGTTACGGCTGTGGACCCGGCCACCGTCCCCGGCCTCGCTCAACCCCTAGTGATCGATCTGGAGTCGGAACCTGCAGTAAGCCAGAGTTCCGGGAAGAGGGCCGCAGAGTTGGGCGCGGCGGAGACCGAAACTGGGAACAAGAGGCCTCGGACGAGGCGGGCTAGCTCGGCCGGAGAGTCATTCGGGGAAAGTCGCCTCACCGCGAAGGAGATTCCGGCGACACCGGCCCTTCCCATCCATCCGGCCCTACCTGAGGAGGGGGAAGCTGTCTTGCGAGACAAGCAGTCCAGGCTCATTTCCCGGACCTGGGAGAGTGGCTGGGAAAGGAGTGACAAGacatacaaggccctgacgatttgTCGTCAGGTTGAGTTCGCTGAGCGCCTGGCGGCCTTCAGTGTCCCTCAGCTGATCGTGGATCGGCCAATCGCCGAGACGGGCTTTCGCCCTAAGCTGGGGCAGGACACGACCCTATTCGCGGTGGACCtgttggaccaggtggggaacaccatgtccaaccttcaaCTGAAATGGTACGCCACCATCGCCAACCCGGACatgctgttcatctcccaggctctccgccatcAGGCCATCGCT GACGCTCTGCTATCCCATCGAAATGCTGACCTGGTGGCCGAGGTGGCCATGATAGAGACgctccagctggagctggaggcggccgtgaatcaaAGGGAGGCCACCAAGGAGGCCCTGGCCAGGGAGACGGCCCAAGCAAAGGGATCCTTGGCCAAAGGAGTCAAGGCTCGGCTTGAAGAGGCCATATCCCGGAAAGAAGTCGAGGCTAATGAGAAGGTAGCTCTTCTGGAGGCAGAGCTTCTGTAA